In Phycisphaerae bacterium RAS2, the DNA window CTCACACAATCACCGCCGCGATCTCGCGACGGCGCAGCGTGAACACGCCGATCAGCATCGCCAACGTTCCTTTCAACAGCACGAACTTCCAAGTCTGGTCCCAGATAACGGCCCAGCCCACGGCGCGCCCGTCGATCAGCTTATCGACCGGACCGACATCGCCCAGCGCCATGACCCAACTGATCGAATCAACCGTCATCCGACGAATCTCGAACGCCAGCCCGGGACTGTCGATGCCGACAAAATCCTTGGTCACCGCCAGCGCTTCAGCGAGAAAGCCCGTGCTGCACGAGATGATGTAAATCGTCACACAGATCAAGGCGCCGACCGGGAAACTCAAGAACGTGGAGGCCGCGACCGCGATCGCCGCCAGGCACGCCAGTGGGATCATCGTCGCGAGCCACACCTGAACCAGACCGGTCTCAAAAGTCCCGACCCGGTACAACACTTCCAGATCGCGTGCCTCAAGATTGAACACCGCCGTAAGATTGCGCGGATCCATGTTCTGAAACACCACGCTGATTGCGCCGTCATCGCCGACACTCTGTACCGGAATCTCTACTTCATAGGCCGAGTTAATCGGAAACGCATCCAACGTCTCAAGGTAGCTCGGCTTCGTCGGGTCCCCGATCCCCCACACGCACAAGATCGTATTCTCTTCCAGTGTGCGGCCACCCACCTCGACGGCTTCGGAAGGCCCACCGAGATTTTGAATCTTGAATCGGATGCTCATGACAAACGACGGGTCGCGCCGGGGCGGCGGACCTTTCATGACAAACTGCCGCCCTTCGAACCGCGGCACCGTGCAGAACATCCCGCCCAACTCCTGCAGAATCTGATCGCGCGTCCGCTGCTCGGTCCAGCCCTCCGGCAGACGGCCCTCTTCGCGCAATTGGTTGTAGCGCTCGTCCACGAATTTCGTGAAGTCGGGAAGCTCCGCCGCGATCGCCGCTCGCGACACCAGCACCTGCCGGCGCACTTCGTCGTAGCGCCGCAGATTCACGCGCATCGGCTCCGACAGCTTCAACAGCAGGTCGAACACCTGCTGCGTCGTGAACCCCAGCGTCTCGGCGAATTTCTCCACGATCGGGCTGGCAATGCCGGGCTTTCCGATTCCGCTCACGCGGTCGAGCGATTCAACGAGGCTTGCGGCCTGCGCCGGCGTCAGGCCGCTCTTGGTGGACAGCTCCGCCGCAAGGTCGCGCTTGAACCCGCTGACGATCGCGCGCGAGCCGGCATACGTCGCCGCCGTTGCGATGAATAACAGGCAGGCGTTCATCACCATGACACCGGTCCACTTACCCATCACGATCTGCCAGCGCGCGATCGGCTTGCTCACGATTGAATAGATCTGCCGGCTGGCGATCTCCACCGAGAGCGACCGGCACGCGAAGAAGACCGTCAGCAGCGCGAGAATAAAAGACGTGAAGCCCAGGCTGTAGCTCATGAACATCTGGACGCGGCCTTTGATCGTGCCGTCGCCCTCCGCCGTCAAATAGAAAAACGGCAGGCTCACCAGAATCAGCAGCGCAAAGCCCGATGCCGTCTTCGCGCGAATGCCCTCGGCCAGCGTCGTCCGCGCGACCGCCGCGATGCGCCGGCCGGCGCCGCCCAGTTCCCATCCGCCGATCTCGCCCCCCTGTCGCGAAAACGCCCGGCGCAGCACGTAGCCCAGCGTCACGAGGCCCATGAAGGCCCCGATGCTGAACATCACCATGAAGAACGTGTTGTCTTCCACCGACTCGCTCGTTGAAGGGGTTTCCTCGCGCCGCGTGCCCGCGCGATCGCGACTACGGGCCGTCCTTACGTTTCGTCAACCGATCGAGAACCGAGCGATCCGGCTTCGAGTCGGCAGAATGGCTGGGCGGAGGCGCCGGCTCGACCGGCGTCGTCTGCGGCTTGCCCTTGCTCGTCAAATCCGCCAGCACGTCGGCGCGCGGCGCGGGCAACGCTTCCACCGGTTCGGTGGCCACATGCGGCATGCCCTCG includes these proteins:
- a CDS encoding ABC-2 family transporter protein; this translates as MEDNTFFMVMFSIGAFMGLVTLGYVLRRAFSRQGGEIGGWELGGAGRRIAAVARTTLAEGIRAKTASGFALLILVSLPFFYLTAEGDGTIKGRVQMFMSYSLGFTSFILALLTVFFACRSLSVEIASRQIYSIVSKPIARWQIVMGKWTGVMVMNACLLFIATAATYAGSRAIVSGFKRDLAAELSTKSGLTPAQAASLVESLDRVSGIGKPGIASPIVEKFAETLGFTTQQVFDLLLKLSEPMRVNLRRYDEVRRQVLVSRAAIAAELPDFTKFVDERYNQLREEGRLPEGWTEQRTRDQILQELGGMFCTVPRFEGRQFVMKGPPPRRDPSFVMSIRFKIQNLGGPSEAVEVGGRTLEENTILCVWGIGDPTKPSYLETLDAFPINSAYEVEIPVQSVGDDGAISVVFQNMDPRNLTAVFNLEARDLEVLYRVGTFETGLVQVWLATMIPLACLAAIAVAASTFLSFPVGALICVTIYIISCSTGFLAEALAVTKDFVGIDSPGLAFEIRRMTVDSISWVMALGDVGPVDKLIDGRAVGWAVIWDQTWKFVLLKGTLAMLIGVFTLRRREIAAVIV